The following coding sequences are from one Portunus trituberculatus isolate SZX2019 chromosome 32, ASM1759143v1, whole genome shotgun sequence window:
- the LOC123511869 gene encoding toll-like receptor Tollo: MWSARLGDGRLALVLVVWQVAACGVACQGVGRYSGGDKCESRALSARERALSCSLKALEQETRVANLSRVAADSVVRLSLGCNAMFYFPSVLSPHTLSGFVRVRELNVEFCKLSELEDNVFINLKNLRNLTIRTRNWDWPRHSLDLRPDVFRPLHQLQRLNLSTNSMWELPAGVFCHLGSLKQLNLSHNHLQQMTQLGFGESGAGRGGPTCRSGLRSLDLSHNDVTELVSGALQGLFRLQELWLHHNDLAKLDDDAFKGLSGLHALDLSHNRLVALPEDAFVHTPELESLHASNNSLAVLAPGIFRSLKHLVELDLSHNELKSEWLTSSIFEGLIRLRVLSLAHNKITQLSQQVFHNLYGLQVLQLSHNQLATIPAAAFVRCVNLHQLDLSYNQLTAIPDRAFQGVDVLSFLALDNNRISEVAADSLDNLTNLADLNLNGNQLTAIPDVVGRLGLLKTLDLGENHITSLDNMPVKGLQFLYGLRLVNNRISGNISKETFSDIPSLKILNLAKNSITHIESGTFNNHHNLQAVRLDANKLTSIHNLFENLQNLVWLNVSDNNIEVFDYHFIPVSLQWLDLHKNRISELSNYNDRQDLNLQTLDASFNSLEYISNIQIPDSVQLLFLNDNKINTVEPFTFFKKENLTRVDLFANQLSKMDMSALRLSEIPANRSLPEFYLGGNPFVCDCKMEWLQRINGLEHERQNPIIMDLETIYCQMPFARTGAFIPLVEVNPSQFLCQYETHCFALCHCCEFDACDCEMTCPDGCGCYHDQSWRSNIVDCSLQDVQQVPERIPMDATQVYLDGNNLKNLSSHSFIGRKHLQVLYVNASSVKTLDNGTFSGLTRLTALHLEDNLLEALRGNEFQGLQGVRELYLHNNHLRYIHQHTFATLFHLETLTLQNNLLTNFPVWRLVDNPYLSRVSLGANHWSCQCQFVESFGIWLNGNDRKVVDGKDIKCYSEEADEEPGSFITDFNVTTCMNSTSTSTVIQPMVLGNLLHPVIATCASFVVVVLLVLCFLYRGALRVWVFSRCGFRMCHKAATTDDRDKLFDAFVSYSSKDEAWVNQVLAGELERGERPYRVCLHYRDFPVTAYIADTIVEAVESSRRTIIVLSKNFIENEWCRFQFKSAHHEVFKKRRQRLIVVVLGEIPSRDLDPDLRLYLKTNTCIKASDSRFWEKLRFAMPDVQNSQRVVHAYSSIPERSSSSTNKYSVNSPAGVHHNLHASSDAYWA, from the coding sequence ATGTGGAGTGCGAGATTGGGCGATGGCAGGTTGGCGCTGGTCTTGGTCGTGTGGCAGGTCGCGGCGTGCGGCGTGGCGTGCCAGGGTGTGGGGCGGTACAGCGGCGGCGACAAGTGTGAGAGCCGCGCCCTCAGTGCTCGAGAGCGCGCCCTCTCCTGCTCCCTCAAGGCGCTGGAGCAGGAGACGCGAGTGGCCAACCTGAGCCGAGTGGCGGCCGACAGTGTGGTGCGCCTCAGCCTCGGCTGTAACGCGATGTTCTACTTCCCCAGTGTGTTGTCCCCGCACACCCTGTCTGGCTTCGTCAGGGTGCGGGAGCTCAATGTGGAGTTCTGCAAACTCAGTGAACTGGAAGATAATGTGTTTATTAACCTAAAAAATCTTAGAAACCTAACCATACGGACTAGAAACTGGGACTGGCCGCGGCACAGCCTCGACCTGCGACCAGATGTGTTCCGTCCTCTGCACCAGCTACAGCGGCTCAACCTCAGCACCAACAGCATGTGGGAGCTGCCAGCTGGTGTCTTCTGCCACCTGGGCAGCCTCAAACAGCTCAATCTAAGTCATAACCACCTGCAACAAATGACACAGCTGGGGTTTGGAGAGAGCGGGGCTGGCAGGGGCGGCCCAACCTGCCGCTCTGGCCTGCGTTCCCTGGACCTCTCACACAACGACGTGACGGAGCTGGTGTCTGGCGCTCTGCAGGGCCTGTTCCGCTTGCAGGAGCTGTGGCTACACCACAACGATCTGGCCAAGCTGGACGACGACGCCTTCAAGGGCCTCTCTGGCCTGCACGCCCTCGACCTGTCTCATAACAGGCTGGTGGCGCTGCCCGAGGACGCCTTCGTACACACGCCGGAGCTGGAGTCGCTGCACGCCAGCAACAACTCGCTGGCCGTGCTGGCGCCGGGCATCTTCCGCTCCCTGAAGCACCTGGTGGAGCTCGACCTCTCCCACAACGAACTCAAGTCTGAGTGGCTCACGTCCTCCATCTTCGAGGGCCTCATCAGACTGCGGGTGCTGAGTCTCGCCCACAACAAGATCACGCAGCTCAGCCAACAGGTCTTCCACAATCTATACGGCCTGCAGGTGCTGCAGCTGTCCCACAACCAGCTGGCTACCATCCCTGCAGCTGCATTTGTTCGCTGTGTCAACCTGCACCAGCTGGATCTCTCTTACAACCAGCTGACGGCCATCCCTGACCGCGCCTTCCAGGGCGTGGACGTGCTCAGCTTTCTGGCGCTGGACAACAATAGGATCAGCGAGGTGGCGGCTGACTCCCTCGACAACCTCACCAACCTGGCAGACCTCAATCTCAATGGCAACCAGCTGACAGCCATCCCTGATGTGGTGGGGCGCCTGGGGCTGCTCAAGACGCTAGACCTGGGAGAGAACCACATCACCTCGCTGGACAACATGCCGGTGAAGGGGTTGCAGTTCCTGTACGGTCTGCGCCTCGTCAATAACAGGATCTCAGGCAACATCTCCAAGGAGACGTTCAGTGACATCCCCTCCCTTAAGATACTCAATTTAGCAAAGAATTCCATTACCCACATTGAAAGTGGAACCTTTAATAATCATCACAACCTGCAGGCGGTGCGTCTCGATGCAAACAAGCTCACCAGTATTCATAATTTGTTTGAAAATCTTCAAAATTTGGTGTGGTTAAATGTGTCTGATAATAACATAGAAGTTTTTGATTACCACTTTATACCAGTGAGTCTCCAGTGGCTGGATTTACACAAAAACAGAATAAGTGAGTTAAGCAACTACAACGACAGGCAAGACCTCAACCTGCAGACGCTGGACGCGAGCTTCAACTCCCTGGAGTACATAAGCAACATCCAGATCCCGGATAGCGTGCAGCTGCTCTTCCTCAACGACAACAAGATCAACACCGTGGAGCCCTTCACCTTCTTTAAGAAGGAAAACCTTACCAGGGTGGATTTGTTCGCCAACCAGCTGTCCAAGATGGACATGTCTGCGCTGCGCCTCAGCGAGATTCCTGCCAACAGGTCCCTGCCTGAGTTTTATCTGGGTGGTAATCCGTTCGTGTGCGACTGCAAGATGGAATGGCTGCAGCGCATCAACGGCCTGGAGCACGAGAGGCAGAACCCAATCATCATGGACCTCGAGACCATCTACTGCCAGATGCCCTTCGCACGTACAGGTGCCTTCATCCCACTGGTGGAGGTCAATCCCTCGCAGTTCCTGTGTCAGTACGAAACTCACTGCTTCGCGCTGTGCCACTGCTGTGAGTTTGACGCCTGTGACTGCGAGATGACGTGCCCTGACGGCTGCGGCTGTTACCACGACCAATCGTGGCGTTCCAACATCGTGGACTGCTCCCTGCAGGACGTGCAACAAGTGCCTGAGCGGATCCCGATGGACGCCACGCAAGTGTACCTGGACGGCAACAACCTCAAAAACCTCTCCTCGCACTCTTTCATCGGCCGCAAGCACCTGCAGGTGCTGTACGTGAACGCGTCCAGCGTCAAGACGCTCGACAACGGCACCTTCAGCGGCCTGACGCGGCTCACGGCGCTACACCTTGAAGACAACCTGCTGGAAGCCCTGAGGGGTAACGAGTTCCAGGGGCTGCAGGGCGTGCGGGAGCTGTACCTGCACAACAACCACCTGCGCTACATCCACCAGCACACCTTCGCCACGCTCTTCCACCTGGAGACGCTCACGCTCCAGAACAATCTGCTTACCAACTTCCCCGTGTGGCGCCTGGTGGACAACCCATACCTGAGCCGCGTGTCGCTGGGCGCCAACCACTGGTCTTGCCAGTGCCAGTTTGTCGAGTCCTTCGGCATCTGGCTCAACGGCAACGACCGGAAGGTTGTGGACGGCAAGGACATCAAGTGCTACTCGGAGGAGGCAGACGAGGAGCCGGGCTCCTTCATCACGGACTTCAACGTCACCACGTGTATGAACAGCACGTCCACCTCCACCGTGATCCAGCCCATGGTGCTGGGCAACCTGCTGCACCCCGTCATCGCCACCTGCGCCtccttcgtggtggtggtgctgctggtgctgtgctTCCTGTACCGCGGCGCCCTGCGGGTCTGGGTGTTCTCGCGGTGCGGCTTCAGGATGTGCCACAAGGCCGCCACCACCGACGACCGCGACAAGCTGTTCGATGCCTTCGTGTCGTACAGCTCCAAGGACGAGGCGTGGGTCAACCAGGTGCTGGCAGGGGAGCTGGAGAGGGGCGAGAGGCCCTATAGGGTATGCCTGCACTACCGAGACTTCCCCGTCACTGCTTACATCGCCGACACCATCGTGGAGGCCGTGGAGTCTTCGCGCCGCACCATCATCGTGCTCTCCAAAAACTTTATTGAGAACGAATGGTGCCGCTTCCAGTTCAAGAGCGCCCATCACGAGGTGTTCAAGAAGCGGCGGCAGCGCCTCATCGTGGTGGTGCTGGGCGAGATTCCCTCGCGGGACCTGGACCCCGACCTGCGCCTGTACCTCAAGACCAACACCTGCATCAAGGCCAGCGACAGTCGCTTTTGGGAGAAGCTCAGGTTCGCCATGCCCGACGTGCAGAACAGCCAGAGAGTCGTCCACGCCTACAGCTCCATCCCGGAGAggtcgtcctcctccaccaacaagTACAGCGTGAACAGTCCGGCGGGCGTCCACCACAACCTGCACGCCAGCTCGGACGCCTACTGGGCGTAG